In the genome of Bacillus sp. S3, one region contains:
- the cyoE gene encoding heme o synthase translates to MSNSKAYGEAAMENGAASLHSTIEQTSVWKDFMALIKIGIVNSNLITTFTGLWLALHFSGQSFLGNIDIVLFTVAGSSLIIAGSCAINNYVDRDIDHLMERTKARPTVTGKIQPVKVLLLGIFLIGMGTLFLFFTTMTATVIGLLGVFSYVFLYTLWSKRQLVSNTIIGSISGAVPPLIGWAAVDANLDIMAWALFVLMFVWQPPHFYALAMRRVKEYRAAGVPMLPVVKGFKTTKNHILIWVALLLPIPFFLTKLGIPFLILASILNIGWLALGIYGYRIKDDIKWAKLMFVYSLQYLTIIFVAMVIVTLI, encoded by the coding sequence ATGTCTAACTCAAAGGCTTATGGAGAAGCTGCCATGGAGAATGGTGCTGCAAGCCTGCATTCAACAATTGAACAGACCTCGGTATGGAAAGACTTCATGGCCCTGATTAAAATTGGAATTGTTAATTCTAATCTAATTACCACCTTTACTGGACTATGGCTGGCGCTTCATTTTTCTGGCCAAAGCTTTCTCGGTAATATAGATATTGTTTTATTTACCGTGGCAGGTTCTTCCCTGATTATTGCCGGTTCATGTGCCATCAATAATTATGTTGATCGTGATATTGATCATTTGATGGAGAGGACGAAAGCAAGACCTACCGTTACAGGGAAAATACAGCCAGTAAAAGTCCTTCTTCTAGGTATTTTCCTTATTGGAATGGGAACACTGTTTTTATTCTTTACAACCATGACTGCAACAGTAATTGGACTGCTTGGAGTTTTTAGTTATGTTTTCCTTTATACACTCTGGTCCAAGCGTCAATTGGTTTCCAATACAATTATCGGAAGTATTTCAGGCGCGGTTCCGCCATTAATCGGCTGGGCAGCGGTTGATGCTAATCTTGATATAATGGCTTGGGCGTTATTTGTCCTAATGTTTGTTTGGCAGCCTCCGCATTTTTATGCACTTGCAATGAGAAGAGTGAAAGAATACCGTGCTGCGGGTGTTCCAATGCTGCCAGTTGTGAAAGGCTTCAAAACAACGAAAAACCATATTTTGATCTGGGTGGCCTTGCTCTTGCCTATCCCATTTTTTCTCACCAAACTAGGAATCCCATTTCTAATTTTAGCCAGCATTTTAAATATAGGCTGGCTTGCATTAGGGATTTATGGATATAGGATCAAAGATGACATTAAGTGGGCAAAGCTAATGTTTGTTTATTCTTTGCAATATTTAACTATTATTTTTGTAGCAATGGTTATTGTGACACTAATTTAG
- the coxB gene encoding cytochrome c oxidase subunit II: MKRLAKWRLISLFSLLALVLSGCRGENFVSALRPAGEVADMQYDLMKLSTYVMVGVIIVVMLIFVIIFVRFRRKDDKIPKQVEGSHTLEIIWTAIPILLLLILAVPTVSATFKLADVKEMDKKNSDALVINVRSHLYWWDFEYPGQKIVTSQDLVVPTDEKVYFNLKSMDVKHSFWIPAVGGKLDTNTDNINKFWLEFDDKRANEAGNLFYGKCAELCGPSHALMDFKVKAISRDKFDAWVAAMQDVTEPQKAQTDLAAKGQDIFNQSCIGCHAVTPANKMPETARLAPNLTNFGERSRVAGILEHNKEELKNWIKDPESYKPGNTMTGKYGELSDDELDALAEYLMGLKVQE; this comes from the coding sequence ATGAAAAGGCTTGCGAAATGGCGCCTAATTTCGTTGTTCTCGTTATTAGCGCTTGTACTTTCCGGATGCCGCGGTGAAAACTTTGTTTCAGCGCTAAGACCAGCTGGTGAAGTGGCAGACATGCAATATGATTTAATGAAGTTAAGCACCTATGTCATGGTGGGAGTAATCATTGTAGTAATGCTGATTTTTGTCATTATTTTTGTGCGTTTTAGAAGAAAAGACGACAAAATTCCAAAGCAAGTTGAGGGAAGTCATACGTTAGAAATAATTTGGACTGCGATCCCTATTTTATTACTTCTCATTTTGGCAGTACCAACTGTATCTGCAACATTTAAACTTGCGGATGTAAAAGAAATGGATAAGAAAAACTCTGACGCGTTAGTTATTAACGTAAGATCACATTTATACTGGTGGGATTTTGAATATCCTGGTCAAAAGATTGTGACGAGTCAGGATTTAGTCGTTCCTACAGATGAAAAGGTTTATTTTAACCTGAAATCAATGGATGTTAAACACTCATTCTGGATTCCAGCTGTGGGCGGAAAATTAGATACTAATACGGATAACATTAACAAATTCTGGTTGGAATTTGATGATAAACGCGCTAATGAAGCCGGAAATCTTTTTTATGGAAAATGTGCTGAGCTTTGCGGACCGTCACATGCTTTGATGGACTTTAAAGTAAAAGCTATCAGCCGTGATAAATTTGATGCGTGGGTAGCTGCAATGCAGGATGTAACAGAACCACAAAAGGCTCAAACTGATTTAGCAGCTAAAGGACAGGATATTTTCAATCAAAGCTGTATTGGCTGTCATGCTGTAACACCAGCTAATAAAATGCCTGAGACAGCTCGCCTGGCACCTAACTTAACAAACTTTGGTGAAAGATCACGTGTTGCTGGTATTTTAGAACACAATAAAGAAGAATTAAAAAATTGGATTAAAGATCCTGAATCCTATAAACCAGGTAATACAATGACTGGAAAGTATGGAGAACTGTCTGATGATGAACTTGATGCTTTGGCAGAGTATTTAATGGGCTTAAAGGTTCAGGAATAA